Proteins from one Limanda limanda chromosome 4, fLimLim1.1, whole genome shotgun sequence genomic window:
- the wdr1 gene encoding WD repeat-containing protein 1: MSPLSEHVFASLPQMERGVAKVIGGDPKGKNFLYTNGKCVVIRNIENPAIADIYTEHAHQVTVAKYAPSGYYIASGDASGKVRIWDTTQKEHLLKYEYTPLSGMVKDIAWTEDSKRMAVVGDGREKFGSVFLWDSGSSVGEISGHCKLINSVDIRQKRPYRLVAGSDDTCASFSEGPPFKFKFTLRDHSQFVNCVRFSPDGERFVTAGADGLIFMFDGKTGEALGSLGGEKAHNGGIYAVSWSPDSSQLISASGDKTVKLWDVGAKTAVTTFNMGTDVTDQQLGCLWQNDHLLSISLAGYINYLDKNSPNRPIRTVKGHSKSIQCLTVHKSDGKSHIYSGSHDGHINYWDADTGENDCMSGKGHSNQVSKMVTNDAGELVTCSMDDTLRYTNINKKEYSSSDVVKMDFQPKSVSVASGGLSLAVCIEQVVLLKDKKKVFTLDKLDYEPEVGDIHPGGTTAAVGGTEGIIHLYSIQGNTLKDDGKTLKVLGTVTDMAYSNDGAYLAVIDDKKVSTVFSVADGYTVKNEFHGHHARPVTLAWSPDNEHFATSGMDMLVYVWTVADADKRIKISDTHRLHHVSALAWIDEHTLVTSSHDASMKQWTITY; the protein is encoded by the exons ATGTCTCCTCTTTCAGAACATGTATTCGCCAGTCTCCCACAGATGGAGAGGGGAGTGGCAAAAGTGATTGGCGGCGATCCCAAAGGCAAGAACTTCCTGTATACCAACGGGAAGTGTGTCGTCATCAGGAACATTGAG AACCCGGCTATTGCAGACATTTACACTGAACATGCCCACCAAGTGACTGTTGCCAAGTATGCCCCCAGTGGATACTACATTGCTTCTGGAG ATGCATCCGGAAAGGTCCGTATCTGGGACACCACTCAGAAGGAGCACCTGCTCAAGTATGAGTACACCCCCCTTTCAGGCATGGTCAAGGACATCGCATGGACAGAGGACAGCAAGAGGATGGCCGTGGTCGGGGATGGACGAGAGAA GTTTGGGTCGGTGTTCCTCTGGGACTCTGGCTCCTCAGTGGGGGAAATTTCCGGCCACTGCAAATTAATCAACAGTGTTGACATCAGGCAGAAACGTCCTTACCGCCTCGTCGCTGGCAGTGATGACACCTGTGCGTCCTTCTCTGAGGGGCCTCCATTCAAGTTCAAGTTCACATTACGT GACCACAGCCAGTTTGTCAACTGTGTCCGCTTCTCTCCGGATGGAGAACGTTTTGTCACAGCTGGTGCTGACGGCCTG ATTTTCATGTTTGATGGAAAGACTGGTGAGGCTCTTGGCTCACTGGGTGGAGAGAAGGCTCACAACGGAGGAATCTATGCT GTCAGCTGGAGTCCTGACAGTTCCCAACTGATCTCTGCCTCAGGGGACAAGACCGTGAAGCTCTGGGACGTTGGTGCAAAAACGGCTGTCACCACCTTCAACATGGGCACTGATGTGACAGACCAGCAGCTGGGCTGCCTGTGGCAGAATGACCACCTCCTCAGCATCTCTCTGGCAGGATACATCAACTATCTGGACAAGAACAGCCCAAACCGGCCTATACGCACCGTCAAG GGACACAGCAAATCCATCCAGTGTCTGACCGTTCACAAAAGTGACGGGAAATCGCACATCTACTCGGGGAGTCATGATGGACACATTA ATTACTGGGATGCAGACACTGGAGAGAACGACTGCATGTCAGGGAAGGGCCACAGCAACCAGGTGAGCAAGATGGTGACCAACGATGCCGGCGAGCTGGTGACGTGCAGCATGGACGACACGCTGCGCTACACCAACATCAACAAGAAGGAGTACAG CTCCTCTGATGTGGTGAAGATGGATTTCCAGCCCAAAAGTGTGTCAGTGGCTTCAGGAGGGCTGTCCCTGGCTGTGTGCATTGAGCAG GTTGTCTTGCTGAAGGACAAGAAGAAAGTCTTCACATTAGACAAGCTCGACTATGAACCCGAGGTGGGAGATATCCATCCTGGTGGCACCACTGCTGCAGTGGGAGGAACA GAAGGAATAATCCACCTGTACTCTATTCAGGGCAACACTCTGAAGGATGATGGCAAAACCCTCAAGGTTTTAGGGACGGTCACAGACATGGCCTACTCTAATGACGGAGCCTATCTGGCTGTCATTGATGATAAGAAAGTTTCCACAGTCTTTTCTGTGGCAGACGGCTACACG GTCAAAAACGAGTTTCACGGACACCATGCCAGACCAGTGACCCTGGCCTGGTCACCTGATAATGAGCACTTTGCAACCAGTGGGATGGACATGTTGGTGTATGTCTGGACAGTTGCTGATGCAGACAAGAGAATCAAAATCTCAG ACACTCATCGGTTGCACCACGTCAGCGCCCTGGCTTGGATCGATGAGCACACTCTGGTGACCTCCTCCCATGATGCCAGCATGAAGCAGTGGACTATAACATACTGA